The window ACCCGCCTTCCCAGTCTCTCTCTTGATCACCTGTCCAGCGCCGCTCACCGTTCGATCTCATGTACCCGTGTCGTCTCGGAGCAGCGATCCGTCGGCGaggcgcccgccgccgccgcagaggAAGCCGCCGGTGCTGATGCTGCTCCCGCTCATCTACGCCCCCGTTCTGCCCCTCAGTACGCATCCCCCCTCCCCGTCCCTGCATTCCCGTGCCGTAATTCTTCCTTCGGACCCTATTTGCTAACTAGGGTTGTCTGTCCCCTGCGGGAGAAACAGTCAGGATCGGGCTGCGGCATAACCCGGTGTGGAGGGACCGCCTCTTCTATGGCGTCCTCGCCGGCGCATTCGTGCATGGCACCTACCTCATGTACGTCCTCTGTCCGTGTATTATTCGCTTGTCCTAGCTGTGATTTTTATTTATCTATGATAGGTGAGCACTGCCAGTGCAGTGATTGCTCTCTTGCTGGTTTTGTTAGCTACTCGATATGTATTAGGAGGCTGTCACTTCGACTACATGATGTATGTATGTCAATGCATAATCGTATCGGTGAGACCACTAGGAGAGGTTGTAATGTTGTGAGGATATGACATGGAAGCTGTTAGTGTTCAACCACATGTAGAGTAGTATATAAGCCTAGGATAGCTATGTAATGTGTTATTCTCTGCTTCCTTCAATATAAAATGCTGCCggcaaattcaaaataaaaataaaaatgctGCACGTATCCGCATCTGTCGGTTGTAGTAACGTATTTTGATTTTCAGTCTGTCTGGTGCTTGTGAAGAAACCGCATTGTGCACACCATATACATATTTTTTGTTTTGctttacaacaacaacaacaacaacaacaacaaagcctttagtcccaaacaagttggggtaggctagaggtgaaacccataagatctcgcgaccaactcatggctctggcacatggatagcacgcacccctgtccatagctagttctctggtgatactccaatccttcagatctctcttaactgactcctcccatgtcaaattccgtctaccccgacctctcttgatattctccgcacgctttagttgtccgctatgcactggagcttctggaggcctgcgctgaatatgcccaaaccatctcagacgatgttggacaagcttctcttcaattggtgctacaccaactctatctcgtatatcatcattccggactcgatccttcctcgtgtggccacacatccatctcaacatacgcatctccgccacacctaactgttgaacatgtcgccttttagttggccaacactcagcgccatacaacattgcgggttgaaccgccgtcctgtagaacttgccttttagcttttgtggcactctcttgtcacagagaatgccagaagcttggcgccacttcatccatccggctttgattcgatggttcacatcttcatcaatacccccatccccctgcagcattgaccccaaataccgaaaggtgtccttctggggaaccacctggccatcaaggctaacctcctcctcctcacacctagtgGTACTGAAACCGCACATAATGTACttggttttagttctactaagcctaaaccctttcgattccaaggtttgtctccataactctaacttcctatttacccccgttCGACTATcatcaactagcaccacatcatccgcaaagagcatacaccataggatatctccttgtatatcccttgtgaactcatccatcaccaatctaaaaagataagggctcaaagctgacccctgatgcagtcctatcttaatcgggaactcatcagtgtcgacatcacttgttcgaacacttgtcacaacattatcgtacatgtccttgatgagggtaatgtactttgctgggactttgtgtttctccaaggcccaccatATGACATTCCGTGGTATCTTAtataggccttctccaagtcaatgaacaccatatgcaagtccttcttttgctccctatatctctccataagttgtcgtaccaagaaaatggcttccatggtcgacctcccaggcatgaaaccaaactgatttttggtcacgcttgtcattcttcttaagcggtgctcaatgactctcccatagcttcattgtatggctcatcagcttaattccacggtaattagtacaactttgaacatcccccttgttcttgaagattggtactaatatactccgtctccattcttctggcatcttgtttgcccgaaaaatgaggttgaaaagcttggttagccatactatcgctatgtccccgagacctttccacacctcaatggggatacaatcagggcccatcaccttgcctcctttcatcctttttaaagcctccttgacctcagactcctggattcgccgcacaaaacgcatgctggtctcatcaaaggagtcgtccagtttaatggtagaactctcattctccccattgaacagcttgtcgaagtactcccgccatctatgcttaatctcctcgtccttcaccaagagttggcctgctccgtccttgatgcatttgacttggccaacatccctcgtcttcctctctcggatcttggccatcttatagatgtccctttcgccttccttcgtgcctaaccgttggtagaggtcctcatatgcctgaccccttgcttcaccaacagctcgctttgcagccttcttcgccatcttgtacttctctatgttgtctgcactcctatccaggtataggcgctgaagcaatctttcttctctttaatcgccttctggacatcatcattccaccaccaggtatccttatcttcgcttctccttcccctggacactccaaactcctccgaggccaccttacgaatgcaagtcaccatcttcatccacacattgtccgcatcccctccttcctcccaagggccctccttaatgaccctctccttgaacgcctgagctacctcccccttgggcttccaccacttcgttctagcgactttggcacgcttatcccactggacacgaatccgaaagcggaagtcagcaaccaccagcttatgttggggtacaacactctctccaggtatcaccttacagtctaggcacgcacgcctatcttctcttcttgagaggatgaaatcaatctggctagagtgttggccactactaaaagtcaccagatgcgattctctctttctaaagagggtgttagctacaatcatgttgtaggctagagcaaagcttaagacatcttctccttcttgattcctgatgccatagccaaagcccccatgcgccccttcaaaacctgtgttagatgtacccacgtggccattgaggtctcctcctatgaagagcttctcaccaatcggtacactcctaaccatgtcttccaggccttcccagaactccctcttggtgttctcattgtggcctacttgcggggcatagcgctgataacattgagaaccaagtcctcaactactagcttgaccaggataatccggtccccacgtctcttgacgtctaccactccatacttgaggctcttgttgatcaagatgcctacgccatttctgtttgcagccatccccgtgtaccacagcttgaagccggtatcctccacctccttcgcctTCTGTCCTCTCCATTTGGTTTCTTGGATGCAAAGGATATCAACACCTCTCCTCACCGCTGCATCAACTAGCTCCCGAAGCTTCCCTGTCAGAGACCCTACGTTCCAGCTACCTAAGCGAATCCTCCTAGGCTCGGCTAGCTTCCTTACCCTTCGCACGCGTCGAGTCAAATGCGAAGACCCTTGCTCATTTTCCACTACATCCGGGCGCCGATGTAGCGCGCCACTAAGGATGCGACGACCCGATCCTCGCTCACTTGCCACCGTATCCGGATCAAGATACGGCGCGCCACCTGGGGGCTGACGGCCCGGCCCTTGCCCATTTCCCACCACACCCGGGTTCCGATGTGGCGCGTCGCTGAGAGGGTTACGCCCCAACGAAAATCTTTTGGGTTTCATCTACATAAGAGTAGCTGAGTTTTTACGTTGGCTCaccaagcctatcacaaccctcctcctttacccgggcttgggaccggctatgTTGAGACAACATAGGCGGAGTTAATTTTTGTTTTGCTTTGACCGTGATtattgaaaacaaaacaaaaagatATTTATAGTGTCTTGACCATGATTATAAGAGAAAAAACTTAGAAGATACATGGTGCACAGTGCAAATTTTTAGGTTGCCTTCATCCTAACTGGAAGGGATGTGATTCGATGAACCAACCATGACCGACTGAGCACATGAAGCATGATTTCTCTAATGGAAGTATGGAACATGAGCTCGATAATCTTCTGTTATAGTTTGCTTGATAGGATCATGGTTGCCTTTTGTTATGCTTTCTTCCAAGTTCTGTTAGTGTATGATGTTATGTGTAGTTTCATGACCGCTGCTCAAAAGGTAAGAGTGGCACACACCGGAACTCTCATGGCACTTCAAGTCAAATAAACCGTTATCCTTGATTTCATGAAAGCTTAACAATATTTGATGCGGTATTATAAGGAGTGTCAGAGGTTAACCGTGATCCATGTTAAGACATGGGTGGATGAGTCCACAACTTACCTGTCATTTTTGTTACTTTTAATTTGATGCAGATGAATATATCTTGTAGCACAAGTGATGTTACTGCTGGACTGTGTGCACTTTCCTAATCCATGCTCTTGTTATGAAATGCCCCATATGTAGTTCTACGTGCTAATTTTGGTCTCTGAGTCTCCAATATACCATGCATCTGAAAGAAGAATTTTGGTGTTAAGCTACAGTAGTGGTCATGGTTATTAACATATAATGTTTATTGAATTTGTTTGTGTCTGAAAAAGGCGCCTTCAGCCTTCTTGTGGTTATTGCTTGTGCAAACTTATCTGCGATGGTGTTGCTGGTAGTTACCTCGACTGCACTGGGTCGTTTGACCAATTTGATCATGCACAAATCCAATCCCTGATGTTTGCTGATGCTTTGATTTTTGAACCACTTCCAAACATAGCATTGGAAAACTAGTTGCCCACTTTAACGTACCTGTTAATCTGTTATTCCTTGTATGGAAATGCAGTTCTTTTCTTCTCAAATTTGTCAGGGCCTTTGCCACGTTTTATGAAATGGGTTTTTTCATGTCCGCAAGTTAGGAGACATAGTTTCTTCACGAAGATAAGCTTATGTGGTTCTCATTAATGTTGTTTCAGATCGGAACTGTACGACGTGGAGAGCAAGTGAATCAAGCCTTCCAAAGCTCAAGCTATGAATTTGCGACAGCAATTTGTGACGATTGCAAGTCTACGATTGATGAAGGGGTGACTGGTTTTTCATATTAGCATGTTTGCCCTCTACCTGTTTCTATTAATTTGATTCAAGGTTTGTGTTTGATATGCTGATAGAATGCTTGGGCACACAAAATAATCTTGACTGCCAGAGCAATGCACCTGGCAACACTTGCAAATTCTCTATTGATCTCAGTTATCTATTCCTCCTTAAGGTGTTGGTCTGTTTGTTCTCATGTGTTGCCATTTGTTTTCTCCGGATCAAAATTAGAGAAGAAGCGTAGCACACCTGTAACAGTGCGAAAGGATTTGCATTGAAGGCCAAAGAATTACCATCACACATGCGTAACTTTGAGCTAAAACAAACAGTTTAATCATCTTTTTTTTTCAGGAGCAGTCTGATTGTCTTAGTTACAATTCGTGCTTGATTCTATCGTCAGGGTGCATTATCCTTTTGATGAAATCTATGTAGTATGAACGATATTGTTATCTGACTATCCAGTCCAATCCGTTCTAGCTGGTTATTGGACCTTTCTGATTGTCTAGCTCGTGTATTTTATTATGCTGGCGAAGGCAAAACTTCTAGCCGTTCGTTAATTACCCTCTGTCCTGTCGAGACCAAAGCTGCCGGTTGTCAGGATTGTGATTTGCGTTCTTATATATCTTTGGATTATACTCCCTcggtccgaaaatacttgtcatcaaaatggataaaaagagatgtatctaaaacgAAAATACGTTTAGATACATTTTCTTttatccatttcaatgacaagtattttcggacggagggagtattaaaaaAAGTTAAAGTGATGCCAGTTGAGATGTGTGCTCTACACCATGATGATCCTAAGACATTGTTGATAATAAAAAAACATCGGGAATGGTCCTATATTGGATCCTACTTCGGGTAAGATTGGTTACGAGATGTACTTATATGTATTTATcccctttttgaaaaaaaaaattggtATTGGCCAGCTGGCTAAGACGTAGAAGAATTGCCGTGTTTTGAGAAAGAAAATCATGAACTGGTTGAGCTCTCACTTTGTCTCCTACATTAGCACCCTCTTCCAAGTTATATGTAGCCAAGTGCTAGGCTTAGTTAGGTATAAGTTTTTAGAATCACGCTCCTGGTcatctctttcttttcttttcgtgGGGACACTCCTGTGATCTTCAA is drawn from Aegilops tauschii subsp. strangulata cultivar AL8/78 chromosome 1, Aet v6.0, whole genome shotgun sequence and contains these coding sequences:
- the LOC109771891 gene encoding uncharacterized protein; translation: MASSSSSQFDDPSARRPPPPQRKPPVLMLLPLIYAPVLPLIRIGLRHNPVWRDRLFYGVLAGAFVHGTYLISELYDVESK